From a single Jatrophihabitans sp. genomic region:
- a CDS encoding (Fe-S)-binding protein: MALRITLTVLMTAATAAIAGWRILWLVRLIRSGTAAPGRGKNAGVRAANDAEEVLGQTRLLKWSVPGLAHFFTFWGFLILNLTILEAYGALLIDRDFHIPIIGKWQVLGFLEDFFAVAVLAGLATFAVLRIRNAPKRKQRDSRFYGSHTGPAWTILGMITLVILTLFLLRGAQMNAGEFPFGESKWTFASYLTAKALGEGDYNTGLATIFLLAQVAVVLAFLIIVTYSKHLHIATAPINVYFKRLPKALGALPPVTDAQGKTIDFLDVENLSEDTVFGKGKVEDFSWKAYLDFATCTECGRCQSQCPAWNTGKPLSPKLVIMDLRDHLFAKAPYLIGGKSVPDDAVPNFATPAAEGGSHGTHVPEAGYPRVEGSGIEQVTRPLVGDLASHGVIDPDVLWSCTTCGACVEQCPVDIEHIDHIVDMRRYQVLIESSFPSEAGTMLRNLENKGNPWGLPAKNREEWTEGLGFEVRRVSPGEPLPAEVEYLFWVGCAGALEDRSKKVTKAFAELLNVAGVEFAILGSNETCTGDSARRLGNEFVFQMLGAENVEKLNSIKPDGRPLKIVATCPHCFNTIANEYPQLGGEYEVVHHTQLLGKLVADGRLTPVEPVDKKVTYHDPCYLGRHNKVYTPPREVLGAIPQLRSEEMHRCKDRGFCCGAGGARFWMEEKIGKRINVERTDEALGLDPDLISTACPFCMVMLSDAVTSKQADGSASGRVQVLDVAQILQQSMGRPAVVEQVEPAS; encoded by the coding sequence GTGGCACTGCGCATTACCCTGACCGTGCTCATGACCGCGGCTACCGCGGCGATAGCGGGTTGGCGGATCCTCTGGCTGGTACGACTGATCCGCTCCGGCACAGCCGCTCCGGGGCGTGGCAAGAACGCCGGCGTCCGCGCGGCCAACGACGCCGAAGAGGTGCTGGGCCAGACCCGGCTGCTGAAGTGGTCGGTCCCCGGCCTGGCGCACTTCTTCACCTTCTGGGGCTTCCTGATCCTGAACCTGACCATCCTGGAGGCCTACGGCGCGCTGCTGATCGACCGTGACTTCCACATCCCGATCATCGGCAAGTGGCAGGTGCTGGGCTTCCTCGAGGACTTCTTCGCGGTCGCGGTGCTAGCCGGGTTGGCCACCTTCGCGGTGCTGCGCATCCGCAACGCTCCAAAACGCAAGCAGCGGGACTCGCGCTTCTACGGCTCGCACACCGGCCCGGCCTGGACGATCCTGGGCATGATCACGCTGGTCATCCTGACGCTGTTCCTGCTGCGCGGCGCCCAGATGAATGCCGGCGAGTTCCCGTTCGGGGAGTCCAAGTGGACCTTCGCCTCGTACCTGACCGCGAAGGCGCTGGGCGAGGGCGACTACAACACCGGCCTCGCCACCATCTTCCTGCTGGCGCAGGTGGCGGTCGTCCTGGCGTTCCTGATCATCGTCACCTACTCCAAGCACCTGCACATCGCCACCGCCCCGATCAACGTGTACTTCAAGCGGCTGCCCAAGGCGCTCGGCGCGCTGCCCCCGGTCACCGACGCCCAGGGCAAGACCATCGACTTCCTCGATGTCGAGAACCTGTCCGAGGACACCGTGTTCGGCAAGGGCAAGGTCGAGGACTTCAGCTGGAAGGCCTACCTGGACTTCGCGACCTGCACCGAGTGCGGCCGCTGCCAGTCCCAGTGCCCGGCCTGGAACACCGGCAAGCCGCTGTCGCCCAAGCTGGTGATCATGGACCTGCGCGACCACCTGTTCGCCAAGGCCCCGTACCTGATCGGCGGCAAGTCGGTCCCCGACGACGCGGTGCCGAACTTCGCCACCCCCGCGGCCGAGGGCGGCTCGCACGGCACCCACGTGCCCGAGGCCGGCTACCCCCGGGTGGAAGGCTCCGGCATCGAGCAGGTCACCCGGCCGCTGGTCGGCGACCTCGCCTCACACGGCGTGATCGACCCGGACGTGCTGTGGTCCTGCACCACCTGCGGGGCGTGCGTCGAGCAGTGCCCGGTCGACATCGAGCACATCGACCACATCGTCGACATGCGCCGCTACCAGGTGCTGATCGAGTCCTCGTTCCCGTCCGAGGCCGGCACCATGCTGCGCAACCTGGAGAACAAGGGCAACCCGTGGGGCCTGCCCGCCAAGAACCGCGAGGAGTGGACCGAGGGCCTGGGCTTCGAGGTCCGGCGGGTCTCGCCCGGCGAGCCGCTGCCCGCCGAGGTCGAGTACCTGTTCTGGGTGGGCTGCGCCGGCGCGCTGGAGGACCGGTCCAAGAAGGTCACCAAGGCCTTCGCCGAACTGCTCAACGTGGCCGGGGTCGAGTTCGCCATCCTCGGCTCGAACGAGACCTGCACCGGCGACTCGGCCCGCCGGCTCGGCAACGAGTTCGTGTTCCAGATGCTGGGGGCCGAGAACGTCGAGAAGCTCAACTCGATCAAGCCCGACGGGCGGCCGCTGAAGATCGTGGCCACCTGCCCGCACTGCTTCAACACCATCGCCAACGAGTACCCGCAGCTCGGCGGTGAGTACGAGGTGGTGCACCACACCCAACTGCTCGGCAAGCTGGTCGCCGACGGGCGGTTGACCCCGGTCGAGCCGGTCGACAAGAAGGTCACCTACCACGACCCGTGCTACCTCGGCCGGCACAACAAGGTCTACACCCCGCCGCGCGAGGTGCTCGGCGCAATCCCGCAGCTGCGGTCCGAGGAGATGCACCGCTGCAAGGACCGGGGCTTCTGCTGCGGCGCCGGCGGCGCGCGGTTCTGGATGGAGGAGAAGATCGGCAAGCGGATCAACGTTGAGCGCACCGACGAGGCGCTGGGCCTGGACCCCGACCTGATCTCGACGGCCTGCCCGTTCTGCATGGTGATGCTCTCGGACGCGGTGACCAGCAAGCAGGCCGACGGCTCTGCCTCCGGGCGCGTCCAAGTGCTCGACGTGGCCCAGATCCTGCAGCAGTCGATGGGGCGTCCGGCTGTAGTCGAACAGGTCGAGCCGGCGTCCTGA
- a CDS encoding sulfite exporter TauE/SafE family protein produces the protein MPAARGLGTGRSRPGDYGGRVTGIGAATAVALAGVAAGTINTVVGSGTLITFPVLISLGVPPVTANVSNTIGLVPGTFSGAYGYRRELAGQRDRLLRLGSASLAGGIVGALLLLVLPASVFRAVVPVLIVLALVLVIAQPRLARRFVEQSHPNTQGRHPILLWVLVLLTGVYGGYFGAAQGVLLVAIMGALLDHDLQRVNGVKNVLSGVVNAVAGLLFVLLADPNWVYVALIAVGSTIGGQLGAVVGRRLSPAVLRAVIVVVGLAALTKFLLFP, from the coding sequence GTGCCCGCCGCACGCGGGCTGGGGACCGGTCGGTCCCGGCCGGGCGACTACGGTGGCCGGGTGACAGGGATCGGCGCCGCCACGGCCGTAGCGCTGGCCGGCGTCGCCGCCGGAACGATCAACACCGTGGTGGGTTCCGGCACGCTGATCACCTTTCCGGTGCTGATCTCCCTCGGGGTGCCGCCGGTGACAGCCAACGTCAGCAACACCATCGGACTGGTGCCCGGCACCTTCAGCGGCGCCTACGGCTACCGCCGGGAGCTGGCCGGCCAGCGTGACCGGCTGCTGCGGCTGGGCTCGGCGTCCCTGGCGGGTGGGATCGTCGGCGCGCTGCTGCTGCTGGTGCTGCCGGCCAGCGTGTTCCGGGCGGTGGTGCCGGTCCTGATCGTGCTGGCGCTGGTGCTGGTGATCGCCCAGCCCCGGTTGGCCCGCCGCTTCGTGGAGCAGTCGCACCCGAACACCCAGGGCCGGCATCCGATCCTGCTGTGGGTCCTGGTGCTGCTGACCGGGGTCTACGGGGGGTACTTCGGCGCCGCTCAGGGGGTGCTGCTGGTCGCGATCATGGGCGCCCTGCTGGACCACGACCTGCAGCGGGTCAACGGTGTGAAGAACGTCCTGTCCGGTGTGGTGAACGCGGTCGCCGGCCTTCTGTTCGTGCTGCTGGCCGACCCCAACTGGGTGTACGTGGCCCTGATCGCGGTCGGCTCGACCATCGGCGGCCAGCTCGGGGCGGTGGTGGGGCGCCGGCTCTCACCGGCTGTGCTGCGCGCGGTGATCGTGGTGGTCGGGTTGGCCGCCCTGACCAAGTTCCTGCTCTTCCCCTGA
- a CDS encoding AAA family ATPase, whose product MTFTVTGVARTMALQRLEWVLDGLNAAAGWGHDAADVLDAGFLEAIAPTDYAELTGQRAGDFAPLHLTAVEAGDHTARARLGNHTDGARYWLTCTVDPNPPHRILSTSLQAEVPDGLTPRLPMDFTGWQMSVERPGQLIVFAGVPGTGKSTLADAVGRESGIPVFAMDWLLGALTPFGGRHLDQPFDIGYELLTTLALRQLSLGQSAILDAPVEDELVRRRWSTLAAAAGTSLTAFVTVCDDPAVHRKRLATRDRGIPGWHQGGDWADVTRRLALFPVWPGAVILDSRQPLADTVATVLAELRSGEEQELGQGGQPDHHDHRAQHSR is encoded by the coding sequence ATGACCTTCACCGTGACCGGCGTGGCGCGAACCATGGCGTTGCAACGGCTCGAATGGGTCCTGGACGGGCTCAACGCGGCAGCGGGCTGGGGCCATGACGCCGCGGACGTGCTGGATGCCGGTTTTCTCGAGGCGATCGCGCCGACCGACTACGCCGAGCTGACCGGGCAGCGCGCCGGCGACTTCGCACCACTCCACCTCACGGCTGTCGAGGCAGGTGACCACACCGCACGCGCGAGGCTGGGTAACCACACCGACGGTGCGCGCTACTGGCTCACCTGCACGGTGGACCCGAACCCGCCGCACCGCATCCTCAGCACCTCGCTGCAGGCAGAGGTGCCGGACGGCCTCACCCCCCGCTTGCCGATGGACTTCACCGGCTGGCAGATGAGCGTCGAACGGCCGGGACAGTTGATCGTGTTCGCCGGTGTCCCAGGCACCGGCAAGAGCACCCTCGCCGACGCGGTCGGCCGCGAGTCGGGAATCCCGGTGTTCGCCATGGACTGGCTGCTCGGCGCGCTGACGCCGTTCGGTGGTCGCCATCTCGACCAGCCGTTCGACATCGGGTACGAGCTGCTGACCACCCTGGCGCTGCGGCAACTGTCGCTCGGGCAGTCGGCGATCCTCGACGCGCCGGTCGAGGACGAACTGGTGCGGCGACGGTGGAGCACCCTGGCGGCCGCGGCCGGAACATCGCTCACTGCCTTCGTGACCGTCTGCGATGACCCGGCGGTGCACCGGAAGCGTCTGGCCACCCGCGACCGAGGCATTCCGGGCTGGCATCAGGGCGGCGACTGGGCCGACGTCACGCGCCGGCTGGCGCTGTTTCCGGTGTGGCCAGGTGCGGTGATCCTCGACTCCCGGCAACCGCTGGCCGACACCGTCGCGACGGTGCTGGCTGAACTCCGGTCAGGGGAAGAGCAGGAACTTGGTCAGGGCGGCCAACCCGACCACCACGATCACCGCGCGCAGCACAGCCGGTGA